The genomic window GCGTCCAATTCTATGAATATAAGTTTCGGGAATATTTGGAATATCCATGTTCACTACATGTGACAATTTTTCTATATCAATACCTCTTGCTGCTACATCTGTGGCAACTAAAACCCTTATTTCTTTATTTTTAAAAAGCTCCAAAGCCTTTAGTCTTTCAGATTGATTTTTATCACCATGAATAGCTTTAGTCCTTATATTTGCTATATTAATAGCTTTACTTACTTTATCTGCTTTTATTTTAGTTCTTACAAAAACCAATACTGATTCAAATGATTTATCCTTTAGCAAATGTAATAATAACGATGTTTTGTCTGGTTCATCAATGAAATATACTTGTTGTTTAATATCTCTTTCATCTGTAAGATTGCTTTTAACTTCTATTTTAACTGGATTTCTTAAAATCGAATGAATAAGTTTAGAAATCTCCTTGGGCATTGTTGCTGAAAACAACATATTTTGTCTCACTTTTGGTAATTTTGATATGATCGTTTTAACATCTTTTATCATTCCGAGATCAAGCATCCTATCTGCTTCATCAAGTACAAATATTTCAATACTACTTAAATCAACATATACTTGTTCACTGAGGTCAAGAAGTCGTCCAGGTGTTGCAACTAAAATATTGGGTTCTCTTTTCAATACCTTGATATGGCGTTTT from Cellulosilyticum sp. I15G10I2 includes these protein-coding regions:
- a CDS encoding DEAD/DEAH box helicase; the protein is MLFLDFNLNPSIIKAIEDQKYEKPTPIQEKAIPSILSGKDLLGCAQTGTGKTAAFAMPILHMLSKDSINQRECNQIRALVLAPTRELAIQIGESFETYGQHLNIQIGVIYGGVTPKRHIKVLKREPNILVATPGRLLDLSEQVYVDLSSIEIFVLDEADRMLDLGMIKDVKTIISKLPKVRQNMLFSATMPKEISKLIHSILRNPVKIEVKSNLTDERDIKQQVYFIDEPDKTSLLLHLLKDKSFESVLVFVRTKIKADKVSKAINIANIRTKAIHGDKNQSERLKALELFKNKEIRVLVATDVAARGIDIEKLSHVVNMDIPNIPETYIHRIGRTGRAGMGGTAVSFCSSQETAFLKDIEELQGGSIEVMEI